Proteins from a genomic interval of Colias croceus chromosome 2, ilColCroc2.1:
- the LOC123702700 gene encoding uncharacterized protein LOC123702700 isoform X1 — protein MSKVLSALGGALPDERPLLSLQIVESVAKCPTGYWPVSRTYDEDADAGLLRQTGLFGKKPSHYICLSKSEGVPGYVMDGVMVLGEREATPAGYSVAGRAGKRRLCTRVSRVGTAPAPAAPAPPVTDVIVCSRMRTAPQGFLLAGEINGKVVCYKVSGGSGETSPTHHSEYENVISNITPEANRSAASTKFKHFKLLWHGCSRLRPVPERPPKLSPLVTELNNLNLKSPSTYPKIEEFTTDHDYEALSPSYNLKPARPAPRPPKSPIPCLVGSPGVNSPHSPHSPHGRKKGPAPLPRVTNYQTLGGYNGLEGVPFVLNSKLRGLPSDALGQIPVITKRSRFDLDRDYAYTFTVERQT, from the exons ATGTCGAAAGTGCTATCAGCGCTCGGCGGGGCGCTCCCTGACGAGCGTCCTCTACTCTCGCTCCAGATTGTGGAGAGCGTGGCCAAGTGTCCCACGGGATATTGGCCGGTCAGCCGCACGTATGATGAGGACGCTGATGCTGGTCTGTTGCGGCAGACAGGGCTGTTTGGGAAGAAGCCGAGCCATTATATCTGTCTGTCGAAGTCTGAGG GTGTACCGGGCTACGTGATGGACGGCGTAATGGTCCTGGGCGAGCGTGAAGCCACGCCAGCCGGGTATAGCGTGGCGGGGCGCGCGGGCAAGCGGCGGCTGTGCACGCGCGTGTCGCGGGTGGGCaccgcgcccgcgcccgccGCGCCCGCACCGCCCGTCACTGACGTCATCGTGTGCTCGCGTATGAGGACCGCGCCACAGGGGTTCTTGCTAGCTGG CGAAATAAACGGCAAAGTGGTCTGCTACAAAGTGAGCGGCGGCAGCGGGGAGACGTCGCCCACACACCACTCGGAGTACGAGAATGTCATATCCAACATCACACCTGAAGCCAATAGGAG TGCAGCCTCGACtaaattcaaacatttcaaattGTTATGGCACGGATGTTCACG ATTAAGGCCCGTTCCCGAGCGGCCACCGAAACTGTCCCCACTGGTCACAGAACTGAACAACTTGAACCTCAAATCGCCAAGCACTTATCCGAAAATTGAAGAGTTCACTACCGACCATGATTACGAAGCCCTAAGTCCGTCTTACAATCTGAAGCCGGCTAGGCCTGCGCCCCGGCCGCCGAAGTCCCCAATACCCTGCTTAGTGGGTAGTCCGGGGGTAAATTCCCCCCATTCTCCCCATTCCCCGCACGGAAGGAAGAAAGGCCCCGCACCGTTGCCACGGGTTACCAACTACCAGACGCTTGGAGGGTATAATGGCTTAGAGGGAGTGCCGTTTGTACTGAATTCGAAGTTGAGAGGGCTGCCCAGTGATGCTTTG gGTCAAATACCAGTAATAACGAAACGGTCTCGTTTCGACCTAGACAGAGATTACGCTTACACGTTCACAGTGGAGCGGCAGACGTGA
- the LOC123702700 gene encoding uncharacterized protein LOC123702700 isoform X2 translates to MSKVLSALGGALPDERPLLSLQIVESVAKCPTGYWPVSRTYDEDADAGLLRQTGLFGKKPSHYICLSKSEGVPGYVMDGVMVLGEREATPAGYSVAGRAGKRRLCTRVSRVGTAPAPAAPAPPVTDVIVCSRMRTAPQGFLLAGEINGKVVCYKVSGGSGETSPTHHSEYENVISNITPEANRRLRPVPERPPKLSPLVTELNNLNLKSPSTYPKIEEFTTDHDYEALSPSYNLKPARPAPRPPKSPIPCLVGSPGVNSPHSPHSPHGRKKGPAPLPRVTNYQTLGGYNGLEGVPFVLNSKLRGLPSDALGQIPVITKRSRFDLDRDYAYTFTVERQT, encoded by the exons ATGTCGAAAGTGCTATCAGCGCTCGGCGGGGCGCTCCCTGACGAGCGTCCTCTACTCTCGCTCCAGATTGTGGAGAGCGTGGCCAAGTGTCCCACGGGATATTGGCCGGTCAGCCGCACGTATGATGAGGACGCTGATGCTGGTCTGTTGCGGCAGACAGGGCTGTTTGGGAAGAAGCCGAGCCATTATATCTGTCTGTCGAAGTCTGAGG GTGTACCGGGCTACGTGATGGACGGCGTAATGGTCCTGGGCGAGCGTGAAGCCACGCCAGCCGGGTATAGCGTGGCGGGGCGCGCGGGCAAGCGGCGGCTGTGCACGCGCGTGTCGCGGGTGGGCaccgcgcccgcgcccgccGCGCCCGCACCGCCCGTCACTGACGTCATCGTGTGCTCGCGTATGAGGACCGCGCCACAGGGGTTCTTGCTAGCTGG CGAAATAAACGGCAAAGTGGTCTGCTACAAAGTGAGCGGCGGCAGCGGGGAGACGTCGCCCACACACCACTCGGAGTACGAGAATGTCATATCCAACATCACACCTGAAGCCAATAGGAG ATTAAGGCCCGTTCCCGAGCGGCCACCGAAACTGTCCCCACTGGTCACAGAACTGAACAACTTGAACCTCAAATCGCCAAGCACTTATCCGAAAATTGAAGAGTTCACTACCGACCATGATTACGAAGCCCTAAGTCCGTCTTACAATCTGAAGCCGGCTAGGCCTGCGCCCCGGCCGCCGAAGTCCCCAATACCCTGCTTAGTGGGTAGTCCGGGGGTAAATTCCCCCCATTCTCCCCATTCCCCGCACGGAAGGAAGAAAGGCCCCGCACCGTTGCCACGGGTTACCAACTACCAGACGCTTGGAGGGTATAATGGCTTAGAGGGAGTGCCGTTTGTACTGAATTCGAAGTTGAGAGGGCTGCCCAGTGATGCTTTG gGTCAAATACCAGTAATAACGAAACGGTCTCGTTTCGACCTAGACAGAGATTACGCTTACACGTTCACAGTGGAGCGGCAGACGTGA